A single window of Cryptococcus depauperatus CBS 7841 chromosome 2, complete sequence DNA harbors:
- a CDS encoding rRNA-processing protein CGR1, giving the protein MSTSQISSSVKETPVIVSLAATKNGRTSGKAHKLAKTALKRSYISPSLKTPFEKRMEKEKAVQSAKMLERHMKEEKEAEHEKKVTIIKERRARKEEREREEQMRAKMSAKKLQRMKKRQGRSKKING; this is encoded by the exons ATGTCTACTTCACAAATTTCATCATCAGTGAAAGAAACGCCAGTTATTGTATCGCTTGCTGCTACCAAGAATGGCAGAACGTCCGGAAAAGCCCACAAATTAGCTAAAACCGCTTTAAAGAGGTCATACATCAGCCCGTCTCTCAAGACGCCTTTTGAGAAACGtatggagaaggaaaaggctgTACAATCTGCAAAAATGTTGGAGAGGCAtatgaaggaagagaaggaagccGAACATGAAAA AAAAGTGACCAtcatcaaagaaagaagagcgagaaaggaagagagggagagggaAGAACAAATGCGCGCCAAGATGTCGGCAAAGAAACtacagaggatgaagaag AGACAAGGACGGTCGAAAAAGATCAATGGATGA
- a CDS encoding asparagine-tRNA ligase yields the protein MAQQAQDAASKLVSAVTNTLTLDEGHKSDAPMLYIDEKAGSDTDGTGVELSPFATPLAAYQSLKPAPASDADPTSVATFMVRKVDSVELAEWVELTASAKKKLVKNIEGWRKKEAKMAAEGERLEKQKKEQEERERLRREEAKSVVLIDDPSRTSEKVKIWAVPGLVGQRVRLQGWVHRFRPQKANYFVVLRDGSGLLQCILTGDCIRTIDALDLSSESTIEVVGIVEKVKDGQTAPGGVELSVDFWKIIGKAPTGAEALESRLQPDTEASIRADLRHLELRGDVASSVMRFRALLLRSFREFFHHNRITEVTPPCMVQTSVEGGSTLFEFDYYGSKAYLTQSSQLYLETLLPSLGDVYCIQESFRAEKSLTRRHLSEYTHLETELVFIQFKDLLDHLENLICDVIDNLLADPVASEIIRTLNPDFAAPQRPFLRLDYRDAIKYLNEHNITKEDGTDHVIGDDIAEAAERKMTDQINRPIMLMHFPKLLKSFYMKALHSAPDFTESVDVLVPGVGEVVGGSMRISDLEELMAGYKRAGIPPDPYYWFSDQRKYGTSEHGGYGLGVERFIAWILKRYTVRECSLYPRFMGRATP from the exons ATGGCTCAGCAGGCACAGGACGCAGCTTCAAAGCTTGTCTCGGCAGTCACCAATACCCTTACACTGGATGAAGGTCACAAGTCTG ATGCTCCAATGCTTTATATTGACGAAAAGGCTGGGTCAGATACCGACGGTACAGGCGTAGAGCTTTCCCCATTCGCTACCCCTCTTGCAGCATATCAGTCCCTCAAACCTGCTCCTGCCTCTGATGCCGACCCAACATCGGTTGCAACCTTTATGGTCCGAAAAGTGGATTCAGTAGAGCTCGCAGAATGGGTCGAGCTCACAGCAAGTgccaagaagaagctaGTAAAGAATATTGAAggttggagaaagaaggaagccaAAATGGCTGCCGAGGGCGAGAGACTcgaaaagcagaaaaaagagcaagaagagagagaaagattgagaagagaggaagccAAAAGTGTTGTTCTTATTGACGACCCTTCCAGAACGTCCGAAAAG GTCAAAATTTGGGCTGTACCTGGACTGGTTGGTCAACGAGTCCGTCTTCAAGGTTGGGTCCACCGATTTCGTCCTCAAAAAGCCAATTACTTTGTTGTTCTCCGAGACGGTTCTGGTTTGCTCCAGTGTATCCTCACTGGTGATTGCATTCGTACTATTGATGCTCTTGACTTATCCTCTGAGTCGACTATCGAGGTTGTCGGCATTGTAGAGAAAGTTAAAGATGGTCAAACTGCACCTGGCGGCGTCGAGCTCTCTGTCGACTTTTGGAAAATCATTGGCAAAGCTCCTACGGGCGCTGAGGCTCTTGAGTCTCGTCTCCAACCTGACACTGAAGCTTCTATACGAGCCGATCTTCGACACCTTGAACTCCGAGGCGATGTTGCCTCATCTGTCATGCGTTTCCGtgcccttcttctccgCTCTTTTCGGGAGTTTTTCCATCACAATCGTATCACCGAAGTCACTCCTCCTTGCATGGTGCAAACTTCCGTCGAAGGAGGTTCCACCCTTTTTGAGTTTGACTATTATGGCAGCAAGGCATACTTGACTCAGAGCTCTCAGCTCTATTTGGAGACTCTATTGCCTAGCTTAGGAGACGTTTATTGTATACAGGAGAGTTTTAGGGCTGAAAAGTCTTTGACGAGGAG ACATTTATCCGAGTATACACACCTTGAGACTGAATTAGTGTTCATTCAATTTAAGGATCTACTTGATCATCTCGAAAATTTG ATTTGTGATGTTATCGACAACCTCCTCGCTGACCCTGTTGCTTCTGAAATTATTCGTACTCTCAACCCCGACTTTGCCGCTCCTCAACGACCTTTCCTCCGCCTCGACTATCGTGATGCCATCAAGTATCTAAACGAGCATAATATCACAAAGGAGGACGGTACCGATCATGTCATCGGCGACGATATCGCTGAAGCAGcagagaggaagatgacTGATCAGATCAACCGGCCCATCATGCTCATGCATTTCCCCAAACTCCTCAAGTCATTTTACATGAAGGCTCTTCACAGTGCTCCCGACTTTACAGAAAGTGTAGATGTACTCGTTCCTGGTGTAGGCGAGGTTGTTGGTGGAAGTATGAGGATAAGCGATTTGGAGGAACTGATGGCTGGATACAAGAGAGCTGGCATCCCTCCTGACCCCTATTATTGGTTTAGTGATCAAAGGAAGTATGGTACCAGCGAGCATGGTGGCTACGGCTTG GGTGTGGAACGATTTATTGCATGGATTTTGAAACGATACACGGTTCGAGAATGTTCCCTTTACCCTCGATTTATGGGACGTGCTACTCCTTAA